From Drosophila suzukii chromosome 2R, CBGP_Dsuzu_IsoJpt1.0, whole genome shotgun sequence, a single genomic window includes:
- the LRR gene encoding F-actin-uncapping protein LRRC16A isoform X5 yields MFASGDHNQSGLKRPYIKQKPKNKIFGSKKLKQPEESVKSILGRHTKILVKYMVKLETKGDKTENRVLVFTPVRVYLLSAKVPTKIECHFHYLDIVGVESKKSTHFSIITNDRPYSFVTTGDAGNFSSNADVILTDLASAIKQIFPTVPLKYIIRKVDIQPPERETIFSEEFRPSDPRNVGPCGGFSAQYACMCDFHGVPYREEVAWDVDTIYLSHDTRVLNLRDFDHLEPKDLMAIVSALEYNTFFRGLKAAHMRLSHETLERILHVLKRSMWLEELHLEALGLRWDFLNKLSLSVITNSNPAIRTIDLSHNIIEDKGAIHLSGPIAKVSKGLCKLALSHCGLTSKGVNQMSHSLTLNQSISNSLTYLDLSGNSLKDDITNLHNFLAQPNVLEHLDLASTDITLENLFGALLRGCATHLAHLNVSHNSFSTKKGKEIPPSFKQFFTSTFSLKHLNIAGCKLPMEALKNLLLGLACNESTAGLYLDLSSNTLGAQGAHVLESCIHGVRVLQSLDISDNNLDAELAPVLTAISKNPSIRTLHLTRSLTGMKPKHIPPVMDALVNLIQKDDFPLAELVLSENKLKHDLHDFINALGSNQSLQKLDISGNFMGDVGARLLAKALQINNRLRTIYMDKNGVTLQGYADIVYALEHNHSMRTIPFPVFDIAPHLKSHPDKTDAVMRKMQELLQRNCNGLKRGAGQGFRLQHGFMLSSTHQLVDKLVAETQDTISLAKGGSDSASAVQRLITDAENCKQLMPKLQEAVRNESHPIEMKLTRVASELSYTIKSYLEETLETMMRTGIEQCPKTLGNQIVVQDLRKGLAERLVVPEEFLQICLLNNAGSEIMNKVGEIEQSLAAAISDRATDEVLEALTRYRRGMGIAESPSVLLDEPQTPDIVRSRSSHDADGLIIRPGGRGSILPKLGLESPTKLEYLNLATPHLPTKRRSQVKKVRPQSVVENLSLGHFPDLLESPSSHRSSSQLSARAAIGAVALAGATNMTDSIAAMDDGGVDECCDSITELPSASFQLQHLVKGRPKRAKTRAPTRPLVTAECAGGSREIGEGLEHFFRPGSVTPTTLTPLVSPTSEECSSLSFVDSPTMSRDGNGHMTSEETTPILEERRPIKLERQSPLLKSASWATRSRSTDNLEKYSPLVGRKSPLVKMRTEGGPGSGTAGGPEETALPSSNLLKATAREDKTRSPSSDSIKNHATGEGSVIVKTGNGILRTPIVLQKPRPWSVVGSEPKASGELITGNGNVDSSKTTPERLEEGGWYDVEVVTFGTNCGGSIVGITPGIALSSVGGGSIVGITPGAALEKKSVRELAAGLNRMEIPFKPPVMPRTLLSAGSARTSTSSTGSTSNGGSVVTSSTSTTVLNQSQTRSRIVSSTSSTGSTETITEHSSSSTSTSSSSHEKQHAKACASLISNEILSMRNGQLAAKSGSCAESSGVKRIAGKEISTLFEETLVEELQQSMANRRMFRDSPYTKEDVVDL; encoded by the exons AAAGCGTCAAATCCATACTGGGTCGCCACACAAAGATACTCGTCAAGTATATGGTCAAATTGGAGACGAAAGGCGATAAGACGGAGAATCGTGTTCTG gTTTTTACTCCCGTGAGGGTCTATCTGCTCAGTGCCAAAGTGCCCACCAAG ATCGAATGCCATTTCCACTACCTGGACATTGTGGGGGTCGAGAGCAAGAAGTCCACCCACTTCTCCATTATTACCAACGATCGGCCATACTCGTTCGTCACCACCGGCGATGCGGGCAATTTCAGCTCG AACGCTGATGTCATTCTGACCGATCTGGCCTCGGCCATCAAGCAGATATTCCCAACAGTTCCTCTGAAATACATCATCCGAAAG GTTGATATACAGCCGCCGGAGCGGGAGACCATATTTTCCGAGGAATTCCGACCCTCCGATCCGAGAAATGTGGGTCCTTGTGGGGGATTCAGTGCCCAGTACGCCTGCATGTGCGATTTCCATGGGGTTCCATATCGCGAGGAGGTGGCCTGGGATGTGGACACCATTTACCTGTCCCACGACACGCGAGTTCTCAACCTGCGCGACTTTGACCACCTGGAACCAAA AGACTTGATGGCCATCGTTTCGGCGCTGGAATACAACACGTTTTTTCGTGGCCTGAAGGCGGCCCATATGCGACTGTCGCACGAGACCCTGGAACGCATCCTGCATGTCCTTAAGCGTTCGATGTGGCTGGAGGAGCTACATCTGGAGGCATTGGGCTTAAG ATGGGATTTCCTGAACAAGTTATCTTTATCTGTGATAACGAATAGCAATCCCGCCATTCGCACCATCGATCTGAGCCACAATATAATTGAGGATAAAG GTGCCATTCATCTATCCGGACCCATAGCCAAGGTGTCCAAGGGCCTGTGCAAACTGGCCCTGTCCCACTGCGGACTCACTTCGAAGGGAGTCAACCAGATGTCGCACTCGCTGACGCTCAATCAAAGTATTTCCAACTCGCTCACGTATCTAGACCTAAGTGGTAATAGTCTTAAAGATGATATAACC AATCTGCACAATTTTCTGGCTCAACCCAATGTGCTGGAGCACTTGGATCTGGCCTCGACTGACATCACGCTGGAAAAT TTATTTGGAGCTCTGTTGCGCGGCTGTGCCACGCATTTGGCCCACCTGAATGTCTCGCACAACTCGTTCAGCACCAAGAAGGGCAAGGAGATCCCGCCCTCGTTCAAGCAGTTCTTCACCAGCACCTTCAGCTTAAAGCACCTCAACATTGCCGGCTGTAAACTACCCATGGAGGCCCTGAAGAACCTGCTGCTCGGCCTGGCCTGCAACGAGTCCACAGCTGGGCTTTATCTGGATCTCAGCAGCAACACGCTGGGCGCCCAAGGTGCCCATGTGCTGGAGTCCTGCATCCACGGAGTGCGAGTGCTGCAAAGCCTGGACATCAGCGATAACA ATCTGGATGCTGAGCTGGCGCCCGTGCTGACGGCCATTTCGAAGAACCCCTCAATTCGGACGCTACATCTGACCCGCAGTCTCACGGGCATGAAGCCCAAGCACATCCCGCCCGTCATGGACGCCCTGGTTAACCTCATCCAAAAGGATGACTTCCCGCTGGCCGAGCTGGTGCTTTCGGAGAACAAACTGAAGCATGATCTGCACGACTTCATCAACGCACTCGGCAGCAACCAAAGTCTCCAGAAGCTGGATATCAGTGGCAACTTCATGGGCGATGTGGGCGCCCGTCTCCTGGCCAAAGCTCTTCAGATCAACAACCGGCTGCGGACCATTTACATGGACAAGAACGGAGTGACGCTGCAGGGCTATGCGGACATAGTTTATGCGCTGGAGCACAACCACAGCATGCGCACCATACCCTTTCCCGTCTTCGATATCGCACCGCATTTGAAGAGTCATCCGGACAAGACGGATGCGGTGATGCGGAAAATGCAGGAGCTTCTGCAGCGAAACTGCAACGGATTGAAGAGGGGCGCCGGACAGGGATTCCGGCTGCAGCACGGCTTCATGCTCTCCTCCACCCATCAGCTGGTGGATAAATTGGTGGCCGAGACACAGGACACCATTTCACTGGCCAAGGGAGGCAGTGATTCAGCTTCGGCAGTGCAGCGATTGATCACCGACGCCGAGAACTGCAAGCAGCTGATGCCCAAGCTGCAGGAAGCCGTTCGCAACGAAAGCCATCCCATCGAGATGAAGCTGACCCGAGTGGCCAGCGAACTGAGCTACACAATCAAGAGCTATCTGGAGGAGACGCTGGAGACTATGATGCGGACTGGGATCGAGCAGTGTCCCAAGACGCTGGGTAACCAGATCGTAGTGCAGGACCTTCGAAAAGGTCTAGCCGAGCGTCTTGTGGTTCCCGAAGAATTTCTGCAGATCTGTCTACTCAACAACGCCGGCAGCGAGATCATGAACAAAGTTGG TGAGATTGAACAATCCCTGGCCGCCGCCATCTCAGATCGGGCCACAGATGAGGTGCTGGAGGCCCTGACTCGCTATCGCCGTGGCATGGGCATCGCGGAGTCGCCATCGGTGCTGCTGGACGAACCGCAGACGCCGGACATCGTGCGCAGTCGCTCCAGTCAT GATGCGGATGGTTTGATCATTCGGCCGGGTGGACGAGGTTCGATATTGCCCAAACTGGGCTTGGAATCGCCCACT aAATTGGAATATCTCAACCTT GCCACTCCGCATCTGCCCACCAAGCGACGCAGCCAGGTGAAGAAGGTGCGTCCCCAGTCAGTGGTGGAGAATCTCAGCCTGGGCCACTTCCCTGACCTTCTGGAGTCGCCCTCCTCGCACCGCTCCAGCTCCCAGTTGTCCGCCCGTGCAGCTATCGGTGCCGTTGCCTTGGCGGGAGCCACTAACATGACCGACAGCATCGCGGCCATGGACGATGGGGGTGTGGATGAGTGCTGCGACTCGATCACTGAGCTGCCCAGCGCCTCGTTCCAGCTGCAGCACCTGGTCAAAGGTCGGCCGAAGCGAGCCAAGACGCGTGCACCCACCCGCCCCTTGGTCACTGCCGAGTGTGCCGGTGGCAGCAGGGAGATCGGAGAGGGTCTGGAGCACTTCTTCCGGCCCGGATCGGTGACGCCCACCACTCTGACCCCGTTGGTTTCGCCCACGTCGGAGGAATGCAGTTCGTTGTCGTTTGTGGACAGTCCCACGATGAGCCGCGATGGCAATGGACATATGACTTCCGAGGAGACCACGCCCATTCTGGAGGAGCGCCGACCAATCAAATTGGAGCGCCAGTCGCCATTGCTCAAGA GTGCCTCATGGGCCACCCGTTCCCGCTCCACGGACAATCTGGAGAAGTATTCACCGCTGGTGGGACGTAAATCGCCTCTGGTCAAGATGCGCACAGAAGGCGGTCCAGGATCGGGAACTGCCGGCGGCCCTGAAGAGACAGCGTTGCCCAGCTCAAATCTTTTAAAGGCTACCGCAAGGGAGGATAAAACACGTTCGCCCAGCAGCGATTCGATTAAAAACCATGCCACTGGCGAGGGTAGCGTAATTGTGAAGACGGGTAATGGCATCCTGCGAACGCCTATAGTGCTGCAGAAACCTCGACCATGGTCGGTGGTGGGCAGCGAGCCGAAGGCAAGCGGGGAGCTGATCACAGGCAATGGTAATGTCGATTCCAGCAAGACCACACCGGAAAGACTGGAAGAAGGTGGGTGGT ATGATGTTGAGGTAGTGACCTTTGGAACGAACTGCGGTGGCTCCATTGTTGGCATCACGCCGGGAATAGCCTTATCATCCGTTGGCGGTGGCAGCATTGTGGGCATTACTCCAG GAGCTGCCCTAGAAAAGAAGTCTGTGCGAGAACTTGCAGCGGGTCTCAATAGAATGG AAATCCCCTTCAAGCCGCCAGTTATGCCTAGAACGCTGCTGAGCGCAGGAAGTGCCCGCACGAGCACCTCCTCCACTGGCTCCACCTCCAATGGTGGGTCAGTAGTCACATCCAGCACATCGACGACAGTATTAAACCAGAGCCAGACGCGATCGAGGATCGTGAGCTCGACGAGTAGCACTGGCAGCACTGAGACCATCACAGagcacagcagcagcagcacaagCACCTCATCCAGCAGCCACGAGAAGCAGCATGCCAAGGCCTGTGCGAGTCTGATAAGCAACGAGATTCTGAGCATGCGCAACGGGCAGTTGGCGGCCAAATCTGGAAGTTGCGCCGAGAGCAGCGGCGTGAAGCGGATCGCCGGCAAGGAGATCTCAACGTTATTCGAG GAGACATTAGTTGAAGAACTGCAGCAGAGCATGGCGAACAGACGCATGTTTAGAGACTCGCCCTACACCAAGGAGGATGTCGTTGATTTATAA
- the LRR gene encoding F-actin-uncapping protein LRRC16A isoform X6: MFASGDHNQSGLKRPYIKQKPKNKIFGSKKLKQPEESVKSILGRHTKILVKYMVKLETKGDKTENRVLVFTPVRVYLLSAKVPTKIECHFHYLDIVGVESKKSTHFSIITNDRPYSFVTTGDAGNFSSNADVILTDLASAIKQIFPTVPLKYIIRKVDIQPPERETIFSEEFRPSDPRNVGPCGGFSAQYACMCDFHGVPYREEVAWDVDTIYLSHDTRVLNLRDFDHLEPKDLMAIVSALEYNTFFRGLKAAHMRLSHETLERILHVLKRSMWLEELHLEALGLRWDFLNKLSLSVITNSNPAIRTIDLSHNIIEDKGAIHLSGPIAKVSKGLCKLALSHCGLTSKGVNQMSHSLTLNQSISNSLTYLDLSGNSLKDDITNLHNFLAQPNVLEHLDLASTDITLENLFGALLRGCATHLAHLNVSHNSFSTKKGKEIPPSFKQFFTSTFSLKHLNIAGCKLPMEALKNLLLGLACNESTAGLYLDLSSNTLGAQGAHVLESCIHGVRVLQSLDISDNNLDAELAPVLTAISKNPSIRTLHLTRSLTGMKPKHIPPVMDALVNLIQKDDFPLAELVLSENKLKHDLHDFINALGSNQSLQKLDISGNFMGDVGARLLAKALQINNRLRTIYMDKNGVTLQGYADIVYALEHNHSMRTIPFPVFDIAPHLKSHPDKTDAVMRKMQELLQRNCNGLKRGAGQGFRLQHGFMLSSTHQLVDKLVAETQDTISLAKGGSDSASAVQRLITDAENCKQLMPKLQEAVRNESHPIEMKLTRVASELSYTIKSYLEETLETMMRTGIEQCPKTLGNQIVVQDLRKGLAERLVVPEEFLQICLLNNAGSEIMNKVGEIEQSLAAAISDRATDEVLEALTRYRRGMGIAESPSVLLDEPQTPDIVRSRSSHDADGLIIRPGGRGSILPKLGLESPTATPHLPTKRRSQVKKVRPQSVVENLSLGHFPDLLESPSSHRSSSQLSARAAIGAVALAGATNMTDSIAAMDDGGVDECCDSITELPSASFQLQHLVKGRPKRAKTRAPTRPLVTAECAGGSREIGEGLEHFFRPGSVTPTTLTPLVSPTSEECSSLSFVDSPTMSRDGNGHMTSEETTPILEERRPIKLERQSPLLKSASWATRSRSTDNLEKYSPLVGRKSPLVKMRTEGGPGSGTAGGPEETALPSSNLLKATAREDKTRSPSSDSIKNHATGEGSVIVKTGNGILRTPIVLQKPRPWSVVGSEPKASGELITGNGNVDSSKTTPERLEEDDVEVVTFGTNCGGSIVGITPGIALSSVGGGSIVGITPGAALEKKSVRELAAGLNRMEIPFKPPVMPRTLLSAGSARTSTSSTGSTSNGGSVVTSSTSTTVLNQSQTRSRIVSSTSSTGSTETITEHSSSSTSTSSSSHEKQHAKACASLISNEILSMRNGQLAAKSGSCAESSGVKRIAGKEISTLFEETLVEELQQSMANRRMFRDSPYTKEDVVDL; this comes from the exons AAAGCGTCAAATCCATACTGGGTCGCCACACAAAGATACTCGTCAAGTATATGGTCAAATTGGAGACGAAAGGCGATAAGACGGAGAATCGTGTTCTG gTTTTTACTCCCGTGAGGGTCTATCTGCTCAGTGCCAAAGTGCCCACCAAG ATCGAATGCCATTTCCACTACCTGGACATTGTGGGGGTCGAGAGCAAGAAGTCCACCCACTTCTCCATTATTACCAACGATCGGCCATACTCGTTCGTCACCACCGGCGATGCGGGCAATTTCAGCTCG AACGCTGATGTCATTCTGACCGATCTGGCCTCGGCCATCAAGCAGATATTCCCAACAGTTCCTCTGAAATACATCATCCGAAAG GTTGATATACAGCCGCCGGAGCGGGAGACCATATTTTCCGAGGAATTCCGACCCTCCGATCCGAGAAATGTGGGTCCTTGTGGGGGATTCAGTGCCCAGTACGCCTGCATGTGCGATTTCCATGGGGTTCCATATCGCGAGGAGGTGGCCTGGGATGTGGACACCATTTACCTGTCCCACGACACGCGAGTTCTCAACCTGCGCGACTTTGACCACCTGGAACCAAA AGACTTGATGGCCATCGTTTCGGCGCTGGAATACAACACGTTTTTTCGTGGCCTGAAGGCGGCCCATATGCGACTGTCGCACGAGACCCTGGAACGCATCCTGCATGTCCTTAAGCGTTCGATGTGGCTGGAGGAGCTACATCTGGAGGCATTGGGCTTAAG ATGGGATTTCCTGAACAAGTTATCTTTATCTGTGATAACGAATAGCAATCCCGCCATTCGCACCATCGATCTGAGCCACAATATAATTGAGGATAAAG GTGCCATTCATCTATCCGGACCCATAGCCAAGGTGTCCAAGGGCCTGTGCAAACTGGCCCTGTCCCACTGCGGACTCACTTCGAAGGGAGTCAACCAGATGTCGCACTCGCTGACGCTCAATCAAAGTATTTCCAACTCGCTCACGTATCTAGACCTAAGTGGTAATAGTCTTAAAGATGATATAACC AATCTGCACAATTTTCTGGCTCAACCCAATGTGCTGGAGCACTTGGATCTGGCCTCGACTGACATCACGCTGGAAAAT TTATTTGGAGCTCTGTTGCGCGGCTGTGCCACGCATTTGGCCCACCTGAATGTCTCGCACAACTCGTTCAGCACCAAGAAGGGCAAGGAGATCCCGCCCTCGTTCAAGCAGTTCTTCACCAGCACCTTCAGCTTAAAGCACCTCAACATTGCCGGCTGTAAACTACCCATGGAGGCCCTGAAGAACCTGCTGCTCGGCCTGGCCTGCAACGAGTCCACAGCTGGGCTTTATCTGGATCTCAGCAGCAACACGCTGGGCGCCCAAGGTGCCCATGTGCTGGAGTCCTGCATCCACGGAGTGCGAGTGCTGCAAAGCCTGGACATCAGCGATAACA ATCTGGATGCTGAGCTGGCGCCCGTGCTGACGGCCATTTCGAAGAACCCCTCAATTCGGACGCTACATCTGACCCGCAGTCTCACGGGCATGAAGCCCAAGCACATCCCGCCCGTCATGGACGCCCTGGTTAACCTCATCCAAAAGGATGACTTCCCGCTGGCCGAGCTGGTGCTTTCGGAGAACAAACTGAAGCATGATCTGCACGACTTCATCAACGCACTCGGCAGCAACCAAAGTCTCCAGAAGCTGGATATCAGTGGCAACTTCATGGGCGATGTGGGCGCCCGTCTCCTGGCCAAAGCTCTTCAGATCAACAACCGGCTGCGGACCATTTACATGGACAAGAACGGAGTGACGCTGCAGGGCTATGCGGACATAGTTTATGCGCTGGAGCACAACCACAGCATGCGCACCATACCCTTTCCCGTCTTCGATATCGCACCGCATTTGAAGAGTCATCCGGACAAGACGGATGCGGTGATGCGGAAAATGCAGGAGCTTCTGCAGCGAAACTGCAACGGATTGAAGAGGGGCGCCGGACAGGGATTCCGGCTGCAGCACGGCTTCATGCTCTCCTCCACCCATCAGCTGGTGGATAAATTGGTGGCCGAGACACAGGACACCATTTCACTGGCCAAGGGAGGCAGTGATTCAGCTTCGGCAGTGCAGCGATTGATCACCGACGCCGAGAACTGCAAGCAGCTGATGCCCAAGCTGCAGGAAGCCGTTCGCAACGAAAGCCATCCCATCGAGATGAAGCTGACCCGAGTGGCCAGCGAACTGAGCTACACAATCAAGAGCTATCTGGAGGAGACGCTGGAGACTATGATGCGGACTGGGATCGAGCAGTGTCCCAAGACGCTGGGTAACCAGATCGTAGTGCAGGACCTTCGAAAAGGTCTAGCCGAGCGTCTTGTGGTTCCCGAAGAATTTCTGCAGATCTGTCTACTCAACAACGCCGGCAGCGAGATCATGAACAAAGTTGG TGAGATTGAACAATCCCTGGCCGCCGCCATCTCAGATCGGGCCACAGATGAGGTGCTGGAGGCCCTGACTCGCTATCGCCGTGGCATGGGCATCGCGGAGTCGCCATCGGTGCTGCTGGACGAACCGCAGACGCCGGACATCGTGCGCAGTCGCTCCAGTCAT GATGCGGATGGTTTGATCATTCGGCCGGGTGGACGAGGTTCGATATTGCCCAAACTGGGCTTGGAATCGCCCACT GCCACTCCGCATCTGCCCACCAAGCGACGCAGCCAGGTGAAGAAGGTGCGTCCCCAGTCAGTGGTGGAGAATCTCAGCCTGGGCCACTTCCCTGACCTTCTGGAGTCGCCCTCCTCGCACCGCTCCAGCTCCCAGTTGTCCGCCCGTGCAGCTATCGGTGCCGTTGCCTTGGCGGGAGCCACTAACATGACCGACAGCATCGCGGCCATGGACGATGGGGGTGTGGATGAGTGCTGCGACTCGATCACTGAGCTGCCCAGCGCCTCGTTCCAGCTGCAGCACCTGGTCAAAGGTCGGCCGAAGCGAGCCAAGACGCGTGCACCCACCCGCCCCTTGGTCACTGCCGAGTGTGCCGGTGGCAGCAGGGAGATCGGAGAGGGTCTGGAGCACTTCTTCCGGCCCGGATCGGTGACGCCCACCACTCTGACCCCGTTGGTTTCGCCCACGTCGGAGGAATGCAGTTCGTTGTCGTTTGTGGACAGTCCCACGATGAGCCGCGATGGCAATGGACATATGACTTCCGAGGAGACCACGCCCATTCTGGAGGAGCGCCGACCAATCAAATTGGAGCGCCAGTCGCCATTGCTCAAGA GTGCCTCATGGGCCACCCGTTCCCGCTCCACGGACAATCTGGAGAAGTATTCACCGCTGGTGGGACGTAAATCGCCTCTGGTCAAGATGCGCACAGAAGGCGGTCCAGGATCGGGAACTGCCGGCGGCCCTGAAGAGACAGCGTTGCCCAGCTCAAATCTTTTAAAGGCTACCGCAAGGGAGGATAAAACACGTTCGCCCAGCAGCGATTCGATTAAAAACCATGCCACTGGCGAGGGTAGCGTAATTGTGAAGACGGGTAATGGCATCCTGCGAACGCCTATAGTGCTGCAGAAACCTCGACCATGGTCGGTGGTGGGCAGCGAGCCGAAGGCAAGCGGGGAGCTGATCACAGGCAATGGTAATGTCGATTCCAGCAAGACCACACCGGAAAGACTGGAAGAAG ATGATGTTGAGGTAGTGACCTTTGGAACGAACTGCGGTGGCTCCATTGTTGGCATCACGCCGGGAATAGCCTTATCATCCGTTGGCGGTGGCAGCATTGTGGGCATTACTCCAG GAGCTGCCCTAGAAAAGAAGTCTGTGCGAGAACTTGCAGCGGGTCTCAATAGAATGG AAATCCCCTTCAAGCCGCCAGTTATGCCTAGAACGCTGCTGAGCGCAGGAAGTGCCCGCACGAGCACCTCCTCCACTGGCTCCACCTCCAATGGTGGGTCAGTAGTCACATCCAGCACATCGACGACAGTATTAAACCAGAGCCAGACGCGATCGAGGATCGTGAGCTCGACGAGTAGCACTGGCAGCACTGAGACCATCACAGagcacagcagcagcagcacaagCACCTCATCCAGCAGCCACGAGAAGCAGCATGCCAAGGCCTGTGCGAGTCTGATAAGCAACGAGATTCTGAGCATGCGCAACGGGCAGTTGGCGGCCAAATCTGGAAGTTGCGCCGAGAGCAGCGGCGTGAAGCGGATCGCCGGCAAGGAGATCTCAACGTTATTCGAG GAGACATTAGTTGAAGAACTGCAGCAGAGCATGGCGAACAGACGCATGTTTAGAGACTCGCCCTACACCAAGGAGGATGTCGTTGATTTATAA
- the LRR gene encoding uncharacterized protein LRR isoform X11 produces the protein MGLISTLCCCFGGQKSKASGTSPAYRECPDEEPLEDVVIEPEVEDLSNKNEIEQSLAAAISDRATDEVLEALTRYRRGMGIAESPSVLLDEPQTPDIVRSRSSHDADGLIIRPGGRGSILPKLGLESPTATPHLPTKRRSQVKKVRPQSVVENLSLGHFPDLLESPSSHRSSSQLSARAAIGAVALAGATNMTDSIAAMDDGGVDECCDSITELPSASFQLQHLVKGRPKRAKTRAPTRPLVTAECAGGSREIGEGLEHFFRPGSVTPTTLTPLVSPTSEECSSLSFVDSPTMSRDGNGHMTSEETTPILEERRPIKLERQSPLLKSASWATRSRSTDNLEKYSPLVGRKSPLVKMRTEGGPGSGTAGGPEETALPSSNLLKATAREDKTRSPSSDSIKNHATGEGSVIVKTGNGILRTPIVLQKPRPWSVVGSEPKASGELITGNGNVDSSKTTPERLEEDDVEVVTFGTNCGGSIVGITPGIALSSVGGGSIVGITPGAALEKKSVRELAAGLNRMEIPFKPPVMPRTLLSAGSARTSTSSTGSTSNGGSVVTSSTSTTVLNQSQTRSRIVSSTSSTGSTETITEHSSSSTSTSSSSHEKQHAKACASLISNEILSMRNGQLAAKSGSCAESSGVKRIAGKEISTLFEV, from the exons ATGGGTCTAATTAGCACTTTGTGCTGCTGCTTCGGGGGCCAGAAGTCCAAGGCTTCTGGTACAAGTCCAGCCTATAGAGAGTGTCCCGATGAAGAGCCATTAGAGGATGTGGTCATAGAGCCGGAAGTAGAAGATCTTTCTAATAAAAA TGAGATTGAACAATCCCTGGCCGCCGCCATCTCAGATCGGGCCACAGATGAGGTGCTGGAGGCCCTGACTCGCTATCGCCGTGGCATGGGCATCGCGGAGTCGCCATCGGTGCTGCTGGACGAACCGCAGACGCCGGACATCGTGCGCAGTCGCTCCAGTCAT GATGCGGATGGTTTGATCATTCGGCCGGGTGGACGAGGTTCGATATTGCCCAAACTGGGCTTGGAATCGCCCACT GCCACTCCGCATCTGCCCACCAAGCGACGCAGCCAGGTGAAGAAGGTGCGTCCCCAGTCAGTGGTGGAGAATCTCAGCCTGGGCCACTTCCCTGACCTTCTGGAGTCGCCCTCCTCGCACCGCTCCAGCTCCCAGTTGTCCGCCCGTGCAGCTATCGGTGCCGTTGCCTTGGCGGGAGCCACTAACATGACCGACAGCATCGCGGCCATGGACGATGGGGGTGTGGATGAGTGCTGCGACTCGATCACTGAGCTGCCCAGCGCCTCGTTCCAGCTGCAGCACCTGGTCAAAGGTCGGCCGAAGCGAGCCAAGACGCGTGCACCCACCCGCCCCTTGGTCACTGCCGAGTGTGCCGGTGGCAGCAGGGAGATCGGAGAGGGTCTGGAGCACTTCTTCCGGCCCGGATCGGTGACGCCCACCACTCTGACCCCGTTGGTTTCGCCCACGTCGGAGGAATGCAGTTCGTTGTCGTTTGTGGACAGTCCCACGATGAGCCGCGATGGCAATGGACATATGACTTCCGAGGAGACCACGCCCATTCTGGAGGAGCGCCGACCAATCAAATTGGAGCGCCAGTCGCCATTGCTCAAGA GTGCCTCATGGGCCACCCGTTCCCGCTCCACGGACAATCTGGAGAAGTATTCACCGCTGGTGGGACGTAAATCGCCTCTGGTCAAGATGCGCACAGAAGGCGGTCCAGGATCGGGAACTGCCGGCGGCCCTGAAGAGACAGCGTTGCCCAGCTCAAATCTTTTAAAGGCTACCGCAAGGGAGGATAAAACACGTTCGCCCAGCAGCGATTCGATTAAAAACCATGCCACTGGCGAGGGTAGCGTAATTGTGAAGACGGGTAATGGCATCCTGCGAACGCCTATAGTGCTGCAGAAACCTCGACCATGGTCGGTGGTGGGCAGCGAGCCGAAGGCAAGCGGGGAGCTGATCACAGGCAATGGTAATGTCGATTCCAGCAAGACCACACCGGAAAGACTGGAAGAAG ATGATGTTGAGGTAGTGACCTTTGGAACGAACTGCGGTGGCTCCATTGTTGGCATCACGCCGGGAATAGCCTTATCATCCGTTGGCGGTGGCAGCATTGTGGGCATTACTCCAG GAGCTGCCCTAGAAAAGAAGTCTGTGCGAGAACTTGCAGCGGGTCTCAATAGAATGG AAATCCCCTTCAAGCCGCCAGTTATGCCTAGAACGCTGCTGAGCGCAGGAAGTGCCCGCACGAGCACCTCCTCCACTGGCTCCACCTCCAATGGTGGGTCAGTAGTCACATCCAGCACATCGACGACAGTATTAAACCAGAGCCAGACGCGATCGAGGATCGTGAGCTCGACGAGTAGCACTGGCAGCACTGAGACCATCACAGagcacagcagcagcagcacaagCACCTCATCCAGCAGCCACGAGAAGCAGCATGCCAAGGCCTGTGCGAGTCTGATAAGCAACGAGATTCTGAGCATGCGCAACGGGCAGTTGGCGGCCAAATCTGGAAGTTGCGCCGAGAGCAGCGGCGTGAAGCGGATCGCCGGCAAGGAGATCTCAACGTTATTCGAGGTTTGA